ACTGCCCGGCCTGGGCCGCCTGGACGAACTGACGCAGTCCGCCTTCCTGGACATCAAGAGCCTGGCCGACGGCGGTATCGTGGTGCAGAAATCCTTTGTGAACCGCATCCTCACCGATGCCGACTTCCTGCCCGCCGAAGCCACGGACAAGAACGGCGTCACCGTCACCGCCCGCAAGCCCAACGCCCAGGAGATGGCCGACCTGCGCTTTGCCTGGGCCGTGGAGGCCGGCGTGACCTCCAATTCGGTCATCTTCGCCCGCAACGGCGCCACCGTGGCCATCGGCACCGGTGAGCAGGACCGCGTGGGCTGCGTGGAACTGGCCATCCACAAGGCCTACACCAAGTATGCCGACACCCTGGCCTTCCGCGAGCACAAACTCTCCTTCTACGAGCTCAAGCAGAAGGCCGCCACGGACGCCGCCCTCAAGGCCGCCCTGGACGATATCCAGGCCCGTACCCAGGCTGCCCGCGGCGGCCTGCCCGGCACGGTGCTCATCTCCGACGGCTTCTTCCCCTTCCGTGACGGCGTGGATGCCGCCATGGCCCAGGGCGTCACCGCCATCGGCCAGCCCGGCGGCTCCATGCGCGACGCCGAAGTCATCGCGGCCTGCAACGAAGCCAGTCCGCAGGTGGCCATGGTCTTCACCGGGCAGCGTTCCTTCAAGCACTAGTCCCCAGAGGGCACGGCACCGGCCGGTGCCGTGCCCTTTTTTCATGTCCGCGGCCCTGCCGCCTTCCCGTCAGCCAAGGATGCCCGCCGTGTCTTCCCATCCCCGCACGCCCCGCACAGGGGCCCCGTCCGCCCGTATCTGCATCTCCGCCCTGTCCGGGGGCGGCGGCAAGACCCTGCTCTCGCTGGGCCTGGCGCGGGCCTTTTCCCGGCAGGGGCTGGCCGTCCAGCCCTTCAAGAAAGGCCCGGACTATATCGACGCGGCCTGGCTCTCGCTGGCGGCCGGGCGGCAGGCCAGCAACCTGGACCCCTATTTCCTGCCCCCCGCACGCCTGCGGGCCCTGTTCCGCCATGTGGTGGGACGCGGCCGGGCCCGGCTGGCCCTGCTGGAGGGCAACCGCGGCCTTTTCGACGGCATGGACGTGCGCGGTTCCTGCGCCACGGCCGAACTGGCCCGTACGCTGGACTGTCCGGTGCTGCTCAGCCTGGACTGCACCAAGATGACCCGCACGGCGGCGGCCCTGGTGGCCGGGGTGCGGCATTTCGAGCCCGGCCTGCGTCTGGCGGGCGTGGTGCTCAACCAGGTGGCCTCGGCCCGGCACGAAGGCATTTTGCGTGAGGCCATCACCACCTATACGGACGTGCCCGTGCTGGGGGCCATCCCCCGCCTGCGCGAGAACCCCCTGCCCGAGCGGCACATGGGCCTGGCCTCTTTGTGCGGCGACGAGCTGGCCCCGCAGGCCCAGGAGATCCTGGAAAAGCTGGCGGACGTGGTGCGCGGCCATGTGGACATGGAGCGCGTGCTGGCCATCGCCGACGATCTGCCCGCCCTGCCCGAAGAGCCGGATTTCTGGGACGAGGCCGCCTGGTCCGGGGAGGGACGCGCCGTCTCCTCCGGCGGGGGACAGCCTGTTGCCGGAGGCGCGGACACGGTCTTCGCTGCCGGGACGGGGACATCCTGCGGCGAGGAAGCTCCGCCGGAAGCCGCGTCCGTCACCTCCCCTCGGGCCGTGCCGTCTGCCGTGCCGCAGACGGGCGGGGAAGCCTGCGGGGGCGCCGGGGCCCTCCCCGGCCCGGTCCCTTGTCCCCCGGCCGGCGCGGGAGGACGGCACGGGCCCTCTGCGCCGCGCATCGGCTATGTGCGCGACAGGGCCCTGTGGTTCTACTATGAGGAGAACCTCGAAGCCCTGCGCCGGGCCGGGGCGGAGCTGGTGCGCCTTTCCCTGCTGGACGGTGCGCCGTGGCCGGAGCTGGACGGCCTGTATCTGGGCGGCGGCTTTCCCGAAGACTGGGCCCGGGAGTTGTCGGCCTCGCCGCATCTGGCCCGTCTGGCCACGCTGGCCGGAGAGGGCCTGCCCGTCTATGCCGAATGCGGCGGCTTCATGGTCCTGGCCTCGGCCCTGGAGCGTGACGGGCAACGCTGGCCCATGAGCGGCATCTTTCCCGTGGAGACCCGCTTCTGTCCCAGGCCGCAGGGCCTGGGCTATGTGCGGGCCGAGGTGGTGCTGACCAATCCCTATTTTCCCCAGGGCACGGTCCTGCGCGGCCATGAGTTCCACTATTCCCTCTGCCACGAGCCTGCCGACGTCAGCGGCCGTCTGGAGCATGCCCTGCGCCTTTGCAAGGGCACGGGCATGGGCCGCGATGCCGGGGGCCACGGCCGGGATGGCCTGGTGCGCGGCCGGGTCTGGGCCGCCTACTGCCATATCTTCGCCCCGGCGGTGCCCGGATGGGCCTCCCGTTTCGTGGAGCTGGCCCGCTGCTACCGCCAGGAACGGGTTGGGAGATAGGGAAGGTTTTTATGAGGGGGGAGAGGGACACCTTTTTGGAAAAAGGTTCTCCCTCTCCCCCCTCAAGCTCCCCCCTTTCCCTTCCAAAAACTTTTGTCGGGAGGCGTCGCAGGATATGGCGGGCCTGCTGACAGTGCTGCGGCGGGCACGATCAGCGGATAGGGACGGGCCCTGTGTTGTTGTAAAGATCAAAGGCGGCGTTCCCGGAGTGTGGCTCCGGGAACGCCGCCTTTTTTGCTGTGGGGGAAAGGAGGGCGCACGGGGAGGACGTTTTGCTGCGCGAGTGGCCGGATGGCGGCCTCAAGG
This is a stretch of genomic DNA from Desulfovibrio piger. It encodes these proteins:
- a CDS encoding cobyrinate a,c-diamide synthase — protein: MPAVSSHPRTPRTGAPSARICISALSGGGGKTLLSLGLARAFSRQGLAVQPFKKGPDYIDAAWLSLAAGRQASNLDPYFLPPARLRALFRHVVGRGRARLALLEGNRGLFDGMDVRGSCATAELARTLDCPVLLSLDCTKMTRTAAALVAGVRHFEPGLRLAGVVLNQVASARHEGILREAITTYTDVPVLGAIPRLRENPLPERHMGLASLCGDELAPQAQEILEKLADVVRGHVDMERVLAIADDLPALPEEPDFWDEAAWSGEGRAVSSGGGQPVAGGADTVFAAGTGTSCGEEAPPEAASVTSPRAVPSAVPQTGGEACGGAGALPGPVPCPPAGAGGRHGPSAPRIGYVRDRALWFYYEENLEALRRAGAELVRLSLLDGAPWPELDGLYLGGGFPEDWARELSASPHLARLATLAGEGLPVYAECGGFMVLASALERDGQRWPMSGIFPVETRFCPRPQGLGYVRAEVVLTNPYFPQGTVLRGHEFHYSLCHEPADVSGRLEHALRLCKGTGMGRDAGGHGRDGLVRGRVWAAYCHIFAPAVPGWASRFVELARCYRQERVGR
- a CDS encoding IMP cyclohydrolase, yielding MTTDLKAMYKKVHKDAFPETMTILLGDEKLVYHKRVWTLDNEEKGLRYGENPDQPAALYELREGGITCGGLRWRGPGQGIVSAMTEAQMIQAGKHPGKTNLTDVDNGANILQYLSERPAAIILKHNNPCGAAWDDGGVAAALDKAFWCDRIAAFGGAVVVNRPFTREAAEMVAASYFEVVAAPAYEEGAVEILKGRKNLRIMELPGLGRLDELTQSAFLDIKSLADGGIVVQKSFVNRILTDADFLPAEATDKNGVTVTARKPNAQEMADLRFAWAVEAGVTSNSVIFARNGATVAIGTGEQDRVGCVELAIHKAYTKYADTLAFREHKLSFYELKQKAATDAALKAALDDIQARTQAARGGLPGTVLISDGFFPFRDGVDAAMAQGVTAIGQPGGSMRDAEVIAACNEASPQVAMVFTGQRSFKH